In a genomic window of Helianthus annuus cultivar XRQ/B chromosome 10, HanXRQr2.0-SUNRISE, whole genome shotgun sequence:
- the LOC110881979 gene encoding uncharacterized protein LOC110881979 — protein sequence MNFSAAQGTIKSSGMHVPLSFAKVVNNTTEKVKVNFREMESTESVDGADVVIPLSSVKQVTDRYANTLYGYFLGKRLAFPVVDFFAKSNWVKYGLSRLMMNANGFFFFKFKTKEGMDNMLEDGPWMIRNVPIILKEWSASVKLEKEDIKAIPVWVKMHDVPLAAYTEDGISLVASKIGVPKMLDSYTATMCAESWGRSSYARALVEVQAGADLKRSVMVAIPSLDGNSYSKVVKIEYDWEPLRCFSCCVFGHEDNSCPKSQQVGSNGEAGKKGDDFQVVDSKKKKANNPGLHMKNQKSKFIYRPIINPKPKQPLRSSNQVSTSNPFDVLKDDNGDQGGATVGRVEKKVTQPNAKQDSDEEEVVKVYNETSEFMTSGTRPSSSRAGASTSSTKFSNG from the coding sequence ATGAATTTCTCGGCTGCTCAAGGGACCATAAAATCTTCGGGTATGCATGTACCATTATCGTTTGCTAAAGTTGTAAACAATACTACGGAGAAGGTGAAGGTGAATTTTAGGGAGATGGAGTCTACAGAGAGTGTAGATGGAGCTGATGTTGTTATTCCGTTGTCTTCAGTCAAGCAAGTCACGGACAGGTATGCAAACACTCTGTATGGGTACTTTTTGGGCAAACGTCTAGCATTTCCTGTGGTGGACTTTTTTGCTAAAAGTAATTGGGTTAAGTATGGTTTGTCGAGGTTGATGATGAATGCAAACggattctttttctttaagtttaaaaCAAAGGAAGGGATGGACAACATGTTAGAGGACGGGCCATGGATGATAAGAAATGTTCCGATAATTTTGAAGGAATGGTCGGCCTCAGTTAAGCTAGAGAAAGAGGATATTAAAGCTATTCCGGTCTGGGTaaagatgcatgatgtgccgttagCGGCATATACAGAGGATGGTATTAGTTTGGTTGCCTCTAAAATAGGGGTGCCCAAGATGCTGGATTCGTATACTGCCACGATGTGTGCTGAGTCTTGGGGCAGGAGTAGTTATGCTAGAGCACTAGTTGAAGTTCAGGCGGGGGCTGATTTAAAAAGAAGTGTTATGGTTGCAATTCCTTCTTTAGATGGTAATAGTTACTCAAAGGTCGTTAaaattgaatatgattgggaACCTTTAAGGTGTTTTTCTTGCTGTGTGTTTGGTCATGAAGATAACTCGTGCCCAAAAAGCCAGCAGGTTGGTTCAAATGGGGAAGCGGGTAAGAAGGgtgatgattttcaggttgtggATTCTAAAAAGAAGAAAGCTAACAACCCAGGCCTCCACATGAAAAATCAGAAATCCAAGTTTATTTATAGACCAATTATCAATCCAAAACCAAAACAGCCCTTGAGGAGTTCGAACCAGGTTTCAACATCTAACCCTTTTGACGTCCTCAAGGATGATAATGGAGATCAGGGAGGTGCCACTGTGGGTCGTGTGGAGAAAAAGGTTACTCAGCCGAACGCCAAGCAGGAttcggatgaggaggaggttgtTAAAGTCTATAATGAAACTAGTGAATTTATGACTTCGGGTACACGTCCTTCATCTTCAAGAGCTGGGGCAAGCACATCTTCCACAAAATTTAGCAATGGATAG